The Treponema medium genome has a window encoding:
- a CDS encoding DHH family phosphoesterase, giving the protein MDSQGNKFTPDLRFKRQNMTIGARNRVIQNIYYLMKAHRSFLILGHQSPDEDCYASTVAGALLLRKFNKHVSIFLESVPPENLKFLTSICKYNKINIYYGTMPPIRSVEVLCILDTPKPDMIAANGCIYDFLNTPSIPKLEVDHHFDSDAAYIGDPAYSLVLHASSTCEILCRICYKLATHPEIRQRYSIEELYSRNLVLTLLTGMLGDAKMGNYISNPHDKEVFDYFSNHLNLMLRISTHSEGRTKKIESMERLLDVMETTDAETEKIYHTIIDRAKYTGHIGTIILSEDESNAFFASIEYAQFTGMIKEATNAIAEKVEGVGISAYYDSPGKSNKIQCRIRASETVRGINLHPVLTHFKITDGGGHPGAIAFRLPRESGSSLYTLLEDIQSFIKQNILV; this is encoded by the coding sequence ATGGATTCTCAGGGGAACAAATTTACACCCGATTTGCGCTTTAAACGGCAGAATATGACCATCGGAGCGCGGAATCGTGTTATACAAAATATTTATTATCTCATGAAAGCACACCGCTCATTCTTGATTCTCGGTCACCAAAGCCCTGATGAAGATTGCTATGCATCGACAGTTGCAGGAGCGTTGTTATTACGTAAGTTTAATAAACATGTCAGCATTTTTTTAGAATCCGTACCGCCTGAAAACCTTAAATTTCTCACTTCTATCTGCAAATATAATAAGATCAATATATACTATGGAACAATGCCGCCGATCCGTTCCGTTGAAGTGCTCTGTATCTTAGATACACCAAAGCCTGATATGATTGCCGCAAACGGCTGTATCTATGATTTTCTTAATACGCCGTCTATTCCAAAACTTGAAGTAGACCATCACTTTGATTCCGATGCCGCATATATTGGAGATCCCGCCTATTCTTTAGTTCTCCATGCCTCAAGCACTTGCGAAATATTATGTCGAATATGCTATAAATTAGCAACTCACCCCGAAATACGGCAGCGTTACAGCATTGAAGAGCTTTATTCACGAAATCTGGTGCTGACACTCTTGACCGGTATGCTCGGCGATGCAAAAATGGGAAATTACATTTCCAACCCGCACGATAAAGAAGTTTTTGACTATTTTTCTAATCATTTAAATTTGATGTTGCGGATAAGTACCCATTCGGAGGGACGTACAAAAAAAATCGAATCGATGGAACGGCTGCTTGATGTGATGGAGACGACCGATGCCGAAACCGAGAAAATCTACCATACCATTATTGACCGCGCTAAATATACCGGACACATTGGAACGATTATCTTGTCGGAAGATGAGTCGAATGCTTTCTTTGCAAGTATTGAATACGCACAGTTTACCGGTATGATTAAGGAAGCAACCAATGCCATTGCAGAGAAAGTCGAAGGAGTAGGGATTTCCGCCTACTATGATTCTCCCGGCAAGTCCAATAAAATACAGTGCCGTATCCGTGCAAGCGAAACGGTACGAGGCATTAATTTACACCCGGTGCTTACTCATTTTAAGATTACGGACGGAGGCGGTCATCCCGGCGCCATTGCTTTTCGGCTGCCCCGAGAATCCGGAAGCTCGCTTTATACGCTGCTTGAAGACATCCAATCTTTTATTAAACAAAACATATTGGTATGA
- a CDS encoding integrase catalytic domain-containing protein, with the protein MGLDMKTKKKLSEETAKRYCTAAKKQKTKILDEFIATTGYNRKYAIHVLKNSAYVKLTHFNNVARQSVQVITKTRKKRNYEKYYGQDVQQEVIRLWIFSMYLCAKRLVPFIRDNIDYFAQKFSYDEKLKAKLARISSATVGRILKPEIPKHSIRGISTTRPVKNLNKLIPIRTFFDWDERKPGFFEVDTVANCGISTQGQYICTLTLTDVHSGWTENRALLNKAHRWVKEAIEDVKEKLPFQMKGIDSDNGSEFKNTQLLQWCKSNEIIFTRSRSYKKNDNCFVEQKNDSVVRHIVGYYRFEGEAARAVMADLYQQYNKLVNFFFPSMKIISKKRIDAKVIKKYDTAKTPYCRLMESSDVSEAVKAELCRRKNNLDLQQLLETTQSLQSKLISMAQPWT; encoded by the coding sequence ATGGGGTTAGACATGAAAACAAAAAAGAAATTGAGCGAAGAAACGGCAAAACGGTATTGTACGGCAGCAAAGAAACAAAAGACGAAAATCCTCGATGAGTTCATCGCAACAACCGGTTACAATCGAAAGTATGCCATTCACGTTCTGAAAAACAGTGCATACGTAAAACTCACGCACTTTAACAATGTCGCAAGACAGAGCGTACAGGTTATTACAAAGACACGTAAAAAGCGGAACTATGAAAAATACTACGGTCAAGACGTACAACAAGAAGTCATCCGGCTGTGGATTTTTTCGATGTATCTGTGTGCAAAACGGCTCGTGCCGTTCATTCGGGATAATATCGATTACTTTGCTCAAAAGTTCAGCTATGATGAAAAACTGAAAGCAAAACTCGCCCGCATATCAAGCGCGACAGTCGGCAGGATTCTTAAACCGGAAATCCCAAAACATTCCATCCGCGGTATTTCAACAACACGACCTGTAAAGAATCTTAATAAGCTCATCCCCATCCGTACCTTTTTCGATTGGGATGAACGGAAGCCGGGTTTTTTTGAGGTTGACACCGTTGCCAACTGCGGCATAAGTACCCAAGGACAGTATATTTGCACGCTTACCCTTACCGATGTTCATTCAGGCTGGACGGAAAATAGAGCCCTTTTAAACAAAGCTCATCGTTGGGTAAAAGAAGCAATAGAAGATGTGAAAGAGAAGCTCCCGTTTCAGATGAAAGGTATTGATAGCGACAACGGAAGTGAGTTCAAAAATACACAGCTGTTGCAATGGTGTAAAAGTAATGAGATTATCTTCACTCGGAGCCGATCGTATAAAAAGAATGATAATTGTTTTGTTGAACAGAAAAATGATAGTGTCGTAAGGCACATTGTCGGTTACTATCGCTTTGAGGGAGAAGCTGCGCGAGCGGTTATGGCTGACCTTTATCAGCAGTATAATAAGCTCGTCAATTTCTTTTTTCCTTCGATGAAAATTATTTCAAAAAAACGGATAGACGCAAAGGTCATAAAAAAATATGATACGGCAAAGACTCCGTATTGCAGGCTGATGGAAAGCTCTGATGTAAGCGAGGCGGTAAAAGCTGAGCTGTGCCGCAGGAAGAACAACTTGGATTTACAACAGCTGCTTGAAACAACGCAAAGCTTGCAAAGTAAACTTATCTCTATGGCTCAACCTTGGACATAG
- the nagA gene encoding N-acetylglucosamine-6-phosphate deacetylase encodes MENALCFHNATVVTGYSLMENGCVYVKDGKIEDVFSERRFLNKRFSPEVRIIDVDKAYIAPGLIDTHIHGFAGFGTEDSSPDSILGMSKALAEYGVTAFNPTLYPTDPENMIECIRAIVDAMGHEEGATIMGVHLEGPFISPEKPGALSPSAISPVNIDLMDKLWAASNGNIVNMTVAPELKNMRELALYCIKKNIVLQAGHTNALYENMLEGMQAGILHSTHLFNAMSQMHHRNPGAVGAILIHPEMSCEIIADGIHVHPDLIRLLARDKPIDKIVLITDSLKPTEQHDGTLIANGEEVVLQGGCFHRKRDGVIAGSSLSMIRGVKNLVSFGFPIETAVRFGSANPAEIMRYSKRGSIMPGYKGDLIVFDKQFNVLATVIKGNLKKNLF; translated from the coding sequence ATGGAAAATGCACTTTGTTTTCATAATGCAACGGTAGTAACCGGTTACTCATTAATGGAAAACGGCTGCGTCTATGTTAAGGACGGTAAGATTGAGGATGTCTTTAGCGAGCGCCGTTTTTTAAATAAACGTTTTTCTCCGGAAGTACGTATCATCGATGTCGATAAAGCATATATTGCTCCGGGGCTGATTGATACCCATATCCACGGCTTTGCAGGGTTTGGGACGGAGGACAGTTCTCCCGATTCCATCCTTGGTATGTCGAAGGCTCTTGCTGAATATGGCGTAACAGCCTTTAATCCTACACTGTATCCGACCGATCCGGAGAATATGATCGAATGTATTCGCGCAATTGTTGATGCGATGGGGCATGAAGAAGGTGCGACCATCATGGGAGTGCACCTTGAAGGTCCGTTCATTTCGCCGGAAAAACCCGGAGCGTTAAGCCCTTCCGCAATCAGTCCCGTCAATATTGATTTGATGGATAAGCTTTGGGCTGCTTCAAACGGAAATATCGTCAATATGACCGTAGCTCCAGAGCTTAAAAATATGCGTGAGCTGGCACTCTACTGCATCAAAAAAAATATTGTGCTGCAGGCGGGGCATACCAATGCGCTCTACGAGAATATGCTTGAAGGAATGCAGGCGGGGATTTTACATTCGACACATCTCTTTAACGCAATGAGCCAAATGCATCATCGTAATCCGGGAGCCGTCGGTGCGATTTTAATCCATCCGGAAATGTCCTGCGAAATTATCGCGGACGGTATCCATGTTCATCCTGATCTTATCCGGCTATTGGCACGGGATAAACCGATTGATAAGATTGTCTTAATAACCGATAGTCTCAAGCCGACGGAACAGCATGACGGTACGTTGATTGCGAACGGAGAAGAAGTTGTGCTCCAAGGCGGTTGTTTCCATCGTAAAAGGGATGGGGTTATTGCAGGCTCAAGCCTTTCGATGATTCGCGGGGTTAAAAATCTTGTATCTTTCGGTTTCCCGATAGAGACTGCCGTTCGCTTCGGCTCTGCAAATCCGGCAGAAATTATGCGGTATTCCAAACGCGGTTCCATTATGCCGGGGTATAAAGGAGATCTTATCGTATTCGATAAGCAGTTCAATGTGCTTGCAACCGTCATAAAAGGAAATTTGAAAAAAAATTTATTTTAA
- the nagB gene encoding glucosamine-6-phosphate deaminase has translation MRLIIKPDYDACSVWAADYICKKITDFAPSASKPFVLGLPTGSTPLGVYKELIKRHREGNISFQDVVTFNMDEYVGLSPDHPQSYHYFMYENFFKHIDIAPANVHILDGMAKDPEAECKKYEAAIAQYGKIHLFMGGVGADGHIAFNEPGSSLASRTRQKTLTQDTIAMNARFFNGDTAAVPKTALTVGIGTITDAEEVMILATGYNKARAVRHAVEGSVNHIWTISALQLHPHAIIVCDEPATDELRVGTVRYFKDIESSISAGGTK, from the coding sequence ATGCGTTTAATTATAAAACCCGATTATGATGCCTGTTCCGTATGGGCGGCAGATTACATTTGCAAAAAAATTACGGACTTTGCTCCATCTGCATCAAAGCCGTTCGTGCTTGGTTTACCAACCGGTTCTACACCGCTCGGTGTTTACAAAGAATTGATTAAACGGCATCGAGAAGGGAACATTTCGTTTCAGGATGTTGTTACTTTTAATATGGATGAGTATGTCGGTTTATCTCCCGACCATCCGCAAAGTTATCACTACTTTATGTATGAAAACTTTTTTAAGCACATCGATATCGCCCCCGCCAATGTCCACATTTTAGATGGTATGGCGAAAGATCCTGAGGCTGAATGCAAAAAATACGAAGCGGCGATTGCACAGTACGGAAAAATTCATCTCTTTATGGGCGGAGTTGGAGCAGACGGGCATATTGCCTTCAATGAACCCGGTTCTTCTCTTGCGTCCCGCACACGTCAGAAAACACTGACACAGGATACCATTGCGATGAATGCCCGCTTTTTTAACGGCGATACGGCAGCCGTTCCCAAGACAGCGCTGACCGTCGGTATCGGTACGATTACCGATGCGGAAGAAGTGATGATCCTTGCAACCGGTTACAACAAAGCGCGGGCTGTGCGTCATGCAGTGGAAGGCAGCGTCAATCATATCTGGACGATTTCTGCGCTCCAACTGCACCCGCATGCAATCATCGTGTGCGACGAACCGGCAACCGATGAACTCCGTGTTGGAACCGTCCGGTATTTTAAAGATATCGAATCTTCAATTTCAGCAGGCGGAACAAAATAA
- a CDS encoding AI-2E family transporter, whose translation MQKSLKFQTVSFFIILAITVVLVARVFLPYASVLLWSAILYIMFAPLYHKLLKKLKPESRWFKMQQRIIAALFSVGIIILVAGILFFFAIKLIGQGQMFVKKMMNFFVTHPQLLRMEKDAPLNELVMQISMGTIDLSVFDVKKELMNLFLQYANTIVRYATSLAKNIGNFVLSLLFMCFALYFLFIDGQYLASVFVTAIPIQVSEGQKLAAKVKDTITNLFMGYFLVSICQFAAAFIVYTIFQVEGALLLSFLTFFSSFLPLLGCALVWVPIAIEIFLTAGVLKGILFFCVAGFFISSVDNVLRPMFLKDRIQIHPLLIFFSILGGIRFFKLNGIVLGPLFVILLFTLIDIARTSDSTDVEEQS comes from the coding sequence ATGCAGAAATCACTCAAGTTTCAAACCGTTTCTTTTTTCATCATTCTGGCGATTACCGTTGTGCTGGTAGCGCGGGTTTTCCTGCCTTACGCGAGCGTACTGTTATGGTCGGCTATTCTCTACATCATGTTCGCTCCGCTGTACCATAAACTACTTAAAAAGTTGAAACCTGAGTCACGATGGTTTAAAATGCAGCAGAGAATTATCGCTGCTTTATTTTCGGTCGGCATTATCATACTGGTTGCCGGAATACTGTTCTTTTTTGCCATAAAGTTGATTGGACAAGGGCAGATGTTCGTAAAGAAAATGATGAACTTTTTCGTTACGCACCCGCAGTTATTGAGAATGGAAAAAGATGCGCCGCTCAACGAATTAGTCATGCAGATTTCGATGGGAACAATCGATCTTTCGGTATTCGATGTAAAAAAAGAGCTGATGAATTTATTTCTGCAATATGCGAATACAATTGTCCGTTATGCGACAAGTCTTGCAAAAAATATTGGTAATTTTGTGCTTTCGCTCCTATTTATGTGTTTCGCACTCTATTTTCTTTTTATCGACGGGCAATACCTCGCTTCGGTTTTTGTAACGGCTATTCCGATTCAAGTGTCGGAAGGACAAAAGCTGGCGGCAAAAGTAAAGGACACTATTACCAACCTTTTTATGGGGTACTTTCTCGTATCGATATGTCAGTTTGCAGCGGCGTTTATCGTGTACACTATTTTTCAGGTGGAAGGAGCGCTGCTCTTGTCCTTTTTAACCTTTTTCAGTTCGTTTTTGCCCTTACTCGGCTGTGCGTTGGTATGGGTGCCGATCGCGATTGAAATATTCTTAACAGCCGGTGTACTCAAAGGGATTCTTTTTTTCTGCGTTGCCGGTTTTTTTATCAGTTCGGTTGATAATGTGTTGCGACCGATGTTTTTAAAAGATCGTATTCAAATACATCCGCTGCTCATTTTCTTTTCGATACTCGGCGGCATTCGGTTTTTTAAGCTGAACGGAATTGTGCTTGGGCCGTTGTTTGTCATCCTCTTGTTTACGCTGATCGATATTGCACGGACTTCGGATAGTACGGATGTTGAAGAGCAGTCTTGA
- a CDS encoding 3-deoxy-7-phosphoheptulonate synthase, whose amino-acid sequence MNSHPLLYHRRIERVHPLLSPQLMLEKIPVSDASCRTVLTGRKEVEAILSGADNRFLLIAGPCSIHDPISALDYAKRLMRLRTKYRDRFCIIMRVYFEKPRTGLGWRGLIVEPALDGVINITGGLETARKTLSAITELGLPAASELLDPIVPQYTADFISWASIGARSAESQIHRELASGLSMPVGFKNPTDGDISTAINAIVSAREPHAFLGLMQNGNPAVMHTSGNEYAHLVLRGSVHGANCDRASIEESYRLLAEQGIRPAILIDCSHGNSQRQPEKQRDILLESLRLRLEQPQLEAIRGCMLESFIQAGTVSPEHCSEKSEYGKSITDPCMSWEMTESLLTEAADIWTRQLH is encoded by the coding sequence ATGAATAGCCACCCGCTGTTATACCATCGGCGTATTGAACGAGTTCATCCGCTGCTTTCGCCGCAGCTTATGCTTGAAAAAATCCCTGTATCGGATGCGTCATGTCGGACGGTATTGACCGGAAGAAAAGAGGTGGAAGCGATTTTGTCCGGCGCCGATAACCGGTTTTTATTGATTGCCGGGCCGTGTTCCATCCACGATCCGATCTCTGCACTGGATTATGCAAAGCGGTTAATGCGTCTGCGGACAAAATACCGCGACCGCTTTTGTATTATTATGCGGGTGTATTTTGAAAAGCCGCGTACCGGTTTGGGCTGGCGCGGCTTGATTGTAGAGCCCGCACTTGATGGGGTTATTAATATTACCGGTGGGCTGGAGACGGCGCGTAAAACGCTGAGCGCTATTACCGAACTGGGGCTGCCGGCCGCTTCGGAGCTGCTCGACCCTATTGTGCCGCAATATACTGCGGATTTTATCAGCTGGGCGTCTATTGGTGCGCGCTCCGCCGAAAGTCAGATACATCGGGAACTTGCTTCGGGGCTGTCGATGCCGGTCGGTTTTAAGAACCCTACTGACGGCGATATCAGTACGGCGATAAACGCGATTGTTTCCGCACGGGAACCGCATGCCTTTCTCGGTCTTATGCAAAACGGCAATCCCGCCGTAATGCATACGAGCGGCAATGAATACGCGCACCTCGTATTGCGGGGCAGCGTACACGGGGCAAACTGCGACAGGGCTTCAATAGAAGAAAGTTACCGTCTCTTGGCGGAACAGGGCATACGGCCGGCGATCTTGATTGACTGTTCGCACGGCAACTCGCAACGGCAGCCCGAAAAGCAGCGGGACATCCTGCTTGAAAGTCTCCGACTGAGGCTGGAACAGCCGCAGCTTGAGGCAATCCGCGGCTGTATGCTCGAAAGCTTTATTCAGGCAGGTACCGTCTCGCCGGAGCATTGCTCCGAAAAGAGCGAATACGGTAAATCAATTACCGACCCCTGTATGAGCTGGGAAATGACCGAATCGCTTCTCACCGAAGCCGCGGATATATGGACAAGGCAACTGCATTAG
- the rnhA gene encoding ribonuclease HI, whose product MTTAKIKLYTDGACSQNPGPGGWAFVMILKDMQGDQPDQELLRGSGGEKLTTNNRMELSAVIQALIAYQEKIQPRYADCPVTLHTDSQYVQQGISSWIKKWKLNGWRTADRGAVKNQDLWQQLDALASQLSLEWMWVKGHAGNRYNELCDTLAVEAAKNAK is encoded by the coding sequence ATGACAACAGCAAAAATTAAATTGTACACCGACGGAGCATGCTCTCAAAATCCCGGGCCGGGTGGCTGGGCATTCGTGATGATTCTCAAAGATATGCAAGGGGATCAGCCGGATCAGGAATTACTGCGGGGTTCCGGCGGAGAAAAACTGACTACGAATAACAGAATGGAATTATCTGCCGTTATTCAAGCGCTTATTGCCTATCAGGAAAAGATACAACCCCGCTATGCAGACTGTCCGGTAACTCTGCATACGGATTCCCAGTATGTGCAGCAGGGGATTTCTTCATGGATAAAAAAGTGGAAGCTGAACGGATGGCGAACGGCTGACAGAGGAGCGGTAAAAAATCAAGACCTTTGGCAGCAGCTCGATGCACTTGCATCTCAACTCAGCCTTGAGTGGATGTGGGTAAAAGGACATGCCGGCAACCGTTACAACGAACTGTGCGACACCCTCGCCGTAGAAGCGGCAAAAAACGCGAAGTAA
- a CDS encoding Sir2 family NAD-dependent protein deacetylase: MKNEKTYRELADRIAAAQHCVAFTGAGVSTLSGIRDFRGKNGLYTLPETDKMFDIEVFRETPSVYYRLAKEFIYGLQEKEPSIVHQVLAGLESRGILKALITQNIDLLHQKAGSKHVIEVHGSPSRHSCTHCSYSTTFEDVVEVARKGEVPLCPKCHHALKPDITFFGEALPFAAITEAQKECDRADLLLVLGSSLTVYPAAALPQLTLKAGGAVAIVNEQPTYFDDYAILRCTDLQECFEYLERALLG, from the coding sequence ATGAAAAACGAAAAAACATATCGGGAATTGGCGGATCGCATAGCAGCGGCGCAGCACTGCGTTGCCTTTACGGGCGCGGGGGTCAGTACCTTGTCCGGTATTCGGGATTTTAGAGGTAAGAACGGACTTTATACGCTGCCCGAAACCGATAAGATGTTCGATATCGAAGTATTTAGAGAGACACCGTCCGTGTACTACCGGCTTGCAAAGGAATTCATCTACGGATTGCAAGAAAAAGAGCCGTCAATTGTACATCAGGTACTTGCCGGACTGGAATCCCGCGGAATCTTAAAGGCACTCATTACTCAAAATATCGACTTGTTACATCAAAAGGCCGGAAGCAAGCACGTTATCGAGGTACACGGTTCTCCTTCTCGGCATAGCTGTACGCATTGTTCCTATAGTACAACCTTTGAAGATGTCGTCGAGGTTGCCCGTAAGGGAGAGGTACCGCTCTGCCCCAAGTGTCATCATGCATTAAAACCTGATATTACGTTTTTCGGCGAAGCGCTCCCATTTGCGGCGATAACGGAGGCACAAAAAGAATGCGATAGAGCGGATTTACTGCTGGTATTGGGTAGCAGCCTTACCGTCTATCCAGCCGCAGCGCTACCGCAGCTGACCCTGAAAGCGGGTGGGGCGGTTGCCATTGTTAACGAACAGCCGACATATTTTGATGATTACGCGATTCTCCGGTGTACCGATTTGCAGGAGTGTTTTGAATATCTTGAGCGTGCGCTGCTTGGATAG
- a CDS encoding ABC transporter substrate-binding protein, with protein MKKSIALSFLCLCTVLFVLTGCKPKEDNADSNAPVTLSVYMQMDLANPQSAYWPETVAAFEKQYPNIKLEFEYVNGEAFHDKFQIMAASGDIPDVFTTYAGARSGYVLDRGMVKDLRPYLTDDLKNQYNPAVWAPQGPNGEIYIISQNLAVCTVVYVNPKLQKQLGLTTPTTLDEMIAQVPAIRAAGLTPLAFANKGQWQAQSLLLSMLTDRMAGTEWFDKAMVGTAKFSDQQFVDAINVIKTMTDSKLFPPGVNQMEGTASWGEFIADKAVYLLDAGWRISALKKAAKPEDYEQYQLMAFPAIAGEVTHGSSAATTGESFGMNAKLTGAKADAAWKFISFMSGKEACEILTKYGTTTTYKLDLSKFDIDQLTKQYIDLINNQSMGYVIDAKMDSEGVNSLLNPGIQAVMIGQKTPAELANEYEAWVAANDSHRKK; from the coding sequence ATGAAAAAGAGCATTGCGCTATCGTTCTTATGCTTGTGTACTGTACTTTTTGTACTTACAGGCTGTAAGCCGAAAGAGGATAACGCCGATTCGAATGCACCGGTAACCCTTTCGGTGTATATGCAGATGGATCTTGCTAATCCGCAATCGGCGTATTGGCCCGAGACCGTTGCAGCTTTTGAAAAGCAGTACCCGAATATCAAACTTGAATTCGAGTACGTAAACGGCGAAGCATTCCATGATAAATTCCAAATCATGGCCGCTTCAGGGGATATTCCCGATGTATTCACCACGTATGCCGGTGCCCGTTCAGGTTATGTGCTTGACCGTGGTATGGTAAAAGACCTTCGCCCCTATTTGACGGACGATTTAAAAAATCAGTATAACCCCGCCGTTTGGGCGCCCCAGGGACCGAATGGCGAAATCTATATTATTTCACAGAACCTTGCGGTATGTACGGTTGTGTATGTCAATCCGAAACTGCAAAAACAACTTGGTCTAACTACCCCGACAACACTTGACGAAATGATTGCTCAAGTTCCCGCTATCAGAGCAGCCGGTTTAACCCCGCTCGCTTTTGCGAATAAGGGACAGTGGCAGGCTCAGTCGCTCTTATTGTCTATGCTGACCGACCGTATGGCTGGTACTGAATGGTTTGATAAAGCGATGGTTGGAACAGCAAAGTTCTCCGATCAACAGTTTGTCGACGCAATCAACGTTATTAAAACGATGACTGATTCAAAACTGTTCCCTCCCGGAGTAAACCAGATGGAAGGTACCGCTTCTTGGGGTGAATTTATTGCCGATAAGGCTGTGTATCTTTTGGATGCAGGTTGGCGCATTTCCGCATTGAAAAAAGCTGCAAAACCGGAAGACTATGAACAGTATCAGTTAATGGCATTCCCTGCTATTGCAGGAGAAGTTACACATGGCTCCAGCGCTGCGACAACCGGTGAATCTTTCGGTATGAATGCAAAATTAACCGGTGCAAAAGCCGACGCTGCATGGAAATTCATTTCCTTTATGTCCGGTAAAGAAGCATGCGAAATTTTGACAAAATACGGTACCACTACTACCTATAAACTTGATCTTTCAAAATTCGATATCGACCAGCTTACAAAGCAATACATCGACCTGATTAACAATCAGAGCATGGGCTATGTTATCGATGCGAAGATGGACAGCGAAGGTGTAAATAGTTTGCTCAATCCCGGTATTCAAGCAGTTATGATCGGGCAGAAAACCCCCGCTGAGCTTGCAAACGAATACGAAGCTTGGGTTGCTGCTAACGATTCTCACCGCAAGAAGTAA